The genomic segment gAGTCAGGGTGGCGTCACCGTTCTGGTGGAGGAGCAGGCTGATGGAGAGCGACTGTCGAATCCCTGTGGCTTGTTGTCGGCCCCGGGTCCTGGTTTTCCAGGCTCTGTTCTGGGGCCTCGTCTCCCTCCGGTGAGTCCTACCTCTGAGGTCAGGTGTCAGTCAGAAGGACCATAACTATTTGgtgatgtgttttgtgttccAGAGTGTTTGGAGCGGCTCTGCTGAGTGAAGAGAAAGCTACAGGTACAAACATCTCAACACTCCATCAAAGCATAGTAGCAGCAAAGCCTGCTGGGAAAATGACTGAGACTCCCAGGACTTAGACGAATCATGCTGCTGTTGATGAGTTGatttctgacctttgaccctgcaGCAATGAAGCCAGTGACCACCCCCTGCTGGTTGGTGGAGGACTTTGTGGTGACCACAGTGTGTTCGCAGTGCAATGCCTTCCAAACGGTGAGTGTTCAGTTTACCAGTCCCTGAAGGCACCATTGGTGTCTGCAGTGTCTGAGCTCaaaggtgtctgtgtgtgtgtttcagaagtCATGGTTGGCTTGTGGACTGACAGGATATGTGGAGAGAGTCAACTGCACCAGAACTAACAAGGACGAATACAAGAGGTCAGATGCTGatccagtcttttattttgaaatcaacTGTGGGATCTAAATCAGTCATTTCCCACTGATGCTAACACTAAGGACAGTTTTTCAGTGTTGAGAATAAATGAACTTGTTTAAGTGATCTGAAAAAGTATAATATCACCCCCCCAGCTGTCGCTCTGTAGTGATGGAGGAGCATCTCTTTTGGAAGTTTGAGGCAGTCATGTTGGCTCTTACGGTGGTCTTCGCCATCCTAGTGGTTGTCCGTCAGCGCTGGCTTGACCGCCTTGCCTCAGAGAAGGTCCGCAGACAGATTGAATCCATCTAGGACTCTACAGGAACAGGGATCAGGGGTTGGAACTGATCTTGACTCTATCTTTTAGCATATCAAAATGGTCCACTCAGGTGGATCAGGACTGGACAAGGCTACAGCCCTGGACTCTATGTTGGGAGCACTATAAAAACCAGGTTTTAGGTCTGacctggtttttttttttttttttttcctccattaaaaGGTTATTAAAGGTGAAAGTGAATCTGAGTGGTGAGTTCaattttgttgtcatttcaaGATTCAAACCAGACCGGAAGTCATTTAAGACTTCACTCACTGTTGTGGTGCTGCACCTTTAGCTGGGCTTGGATTGGTTAGTCAAACTAATTGTTTGaccaactgtttgttttcagtttaatgaaTTGAAAAAAAGTTGCAACACGGCAGCATAGAGGTTAGcgtttcttcccaccgtccaaagacatcatgtctaggttaattggtgactctaaattgaccattggtgtgaatgcgagtgtgagtggttgttggtctgtttatccttgtgtgttggccctgtgatggactggcgacctgtccagggtgtatcctgccccttgcccgatgtgagctgggtttggctccagcagaaaagcagtagaaaatggatggatggatggttaaaaaaaaaaaaaaaaaagttagacttcagttgaataaaaaaagaatgattttattctacagaaacataaaaaaaaaaaaaaaaaaaaaccaaaacactgtgACATGACTATGACATCATGGCACCATCACGTCACAAACCTCTAAAGAAATCAAAGACTTGTCGATTGCGTAAATAAGTCATTGATCAGTTCAAGAAATCTCATGATTGGCTGGCAGGAAGGTCATCCGCCCATTTGAGATGAATGATGTTGTGTTTCCCGTGTCTGTCTtgtcatgtgtgttttgtgttgagcTGATTAAACCTTAAAAACATTTAgttaaaaacaggaagtaaaaaccTAACAGGTACCACGGTCCTCATTGGCTGACTGACCCAGAGCGGGCAGATCTTTAGTTCTTTAGTTGATTGGCTCGTAGGCAGGTGAGTCTGTTGCCTTCTTCCTGACGCAGACCCAGACTCCACCCAGTAACAGGAGTGCCACCGGAGTCCCCAGACCCACCGCCATGATGGCCACAACCAGCGGAGAGAAGGAGTCGACGGGGGGAGAGCCAACGCCCACCACAGCCGTCCTAAGGACAGGAAGTAAAGTTAGCCTACAATCAGGTGTTGATCTGAACTCATCAAATGAGAGGATCGATCAGACCAACCAGCTGAGGAACCGGGTGGCGCTGTAGAACGGTTCTGTGGCAATGCCGAAGCTCACATTGAGTCCAAAAGCTTCAGGGCCCAAATAAAATGCTTGGATTAGACCCGACGCTGCTGCAATCATCTGGCCACTCTGAGGCCGGGGGTCAGAGTGACGGCACGGCGTGGCATTCTCCAGAGATGGGTTAGGCTGACGGTATGCTACTGGCTTCCACTGAACAAAGCCCAGAATGCCCGAGCTGTCATTCACTGATGACACCCACTGAGACACCtaaggggtcagaggtcaacaacAGGAAGGGCAGATAGGACATCTCAGGGATCAGAGGTcaacatgtaaacaaatatCTGTTGATTGATGACCTTGAATATTGATGGAGTGAACTCATCATCGATCGACTGATGGACTTCCACCCTGCTCAGGGGATTTGCCCCGCCCACTGCCTGCAGCTCCAATAAGAACCTGGATCGATTTGCCCGTGGCAACAAACCATCAAGCCACACCAGCATCTGGGAGGAGTCCACTGTGTGTTTGAGGCGGGGCCAGGCCTGACCACGCCCCTCTGAGTCAAACACTGAcaactgaggggaaaaaaaaataaaaatatcagttgAGACTCCTGATGTCACAATGTGttgattaaaatcaaatcataacaaagttacacttTATGATAAATTCTTTGTGATGGCATCATCTCCTGTTTCCACTACATTTGTCCATTAATGAAAATAAGACTATGATGTGACCCTGTGGTGACAGACAGCTGACCTGCAGGCAGAGTGAACCGGTGCTGTTGTTGGACCCGCAGAGGACAGCAACTGGGCCCGACAGGTTCAGATGAGACCAGGTGAAGCTCTGCAGCTCATATGGAGGGAAAAAGTCAGACGGATTGGCTGTGTCGTTCACGTCATCATACTCCAATAGCTGAGAAATAATGACATCATTAGTCAGGGCGTCAATGATGTTGAATTAATTAGCTGAAGGctcaacagcaaaacaacaggCAGGGCGTGGCCTGGGGGAGGTGTCTGTTTTATTAGACAAGAGTTTGAGTCTCAAATGCTTTATTAAGTTTTAAGGAGAACTTGTAGATTTAAGGCAGATGTTTCTGACCCTGCTGAAGACAACGGCGGTGCTGTACAGGATGCTGCTCTCTGGCTCCACCCTCAGGCTGCCGCTGGTGTTACGTGCCAAAAAAAGAGGCCAGTCCACCTGCCAGGAAGGACACAGCCAACATCATGGTCACAATATTATGAACGCCAGCACACATGGAGCTCAATGCTAAAGCTTTCATATTGATGTAGGAATAGCTAGATCAagccaaatttatttatatagcaccaaatcataacagagacCGATCAAggcactaaccctaacacacaCTTCCTTTAAAAGGGTTAGGATTAGTTAGAAACCTTAGACCGAACCAGACTCACGGTGGACAGGGCAGATTGAAAGAGAAGGGGGGAgacatgggggtgggggtttgcttgcaataaaaaaaaaaaaaaaaaaggggttacGGTTGGGACCGTTAAATGTACACTGGCAAATATTACATTTGGCAGATGAAGTGAGATAAAATTCatacattaaatttaatttgtttgatttgatctcccctttctgcctcttaaatgaagtgtttccctcctctgtctcctgtctgctcTTAGAGGGATCtgttggtctggacctgctctctgtgtgaagAGCCTTGATGGAACTTTATAATTTGGAGCCTTAGACATAAGTTTTATTAGATTTGAAATATGACCTTGACAGTGGAGGAAGCTGAGTTGGTATGGACCAGCAGCAATGTGGGCGCCCCCTGGCTGCAGAATAGGTAGTGCAACGTGTCGTTGTCGCCCACAGCTCTGACGTGCAGCAGATCGCCATCAGGAGGAGGCGCTGTGGAGCCCGGGTTTAGCTGCACGGTCAGCTGAGGAGAGAAGAACCCGGTCAGTGATCagacacactgatgatgaaACTGACcggtttctttattttttggaagtcagtataaaaaaaaacaccatattTGATGTTTTGTAAACAGTAAAGAATTATTTTTTCAAGATCTTAAGATTGATAAAACTCAGTATTTCCATTTCCCCATAGCTTTCCctgtttgtttcaaaactaACAATTTTTTTCCTatattgttaaaatgaaaataatctgcaTGAAACACGAAAACCAAAAAGTGAAGATGTGTTTACACAATATAAGGTGGAAAATACAATTTAACTGCATTAAAACCATCTAGACCTTTAATTTGGAGGGCGTCTGAACAACAGTTCAACACTTTCACATCCtccatctatttttttttccccactgtgcTTTCACTCACTTCCGGGTTCTTACCTGCCGTTTGGACATTTCTGCTGCGAACGAACCGGAACACGACCGAAGAAGCGCGAGGAGAAACACCACCGGTCGGCCGACTAGCACCGCCGCCATCTTTGTTTTGACTTAGCTGGCCGTCACATGACTTCCTACTTAATATGCCAGCTGACCCGTAAGCCCCGCCCTGTCAACTGCGAAAACCTTTATTGACCAAACACACATTGAACAAGACTATTCAGAAACTGTCTTTGAATGTGTCCAGATAAAAAAAGGATGTAACGTCACAATCCACTTCCTGCTCATGAAAACCATAAGAATCCTGTTCCTGAAATTAAACTGGTTCTGTTTTTGACTTATATCACTTCTTTTAAAATGAGGTAGATAATTTTTTTGAGTTGATATTTCTCATCTGGTTTGACCCTGAGGTCAGAGGTTTTGGTCTCAGgagacaaagggaaaaaaatcaaacttttaCGTTTCTAACTTCGACTTTATTATGTTTTAATGACACATctggtccacacacacacacacacaacgttgGAGTGATCCAGATCTACTCAGCTCCTTGTCCTCCCATTGCCTCGTCTTTGTCCTTCTTCTTGTGTCCAGAGACAATGTCGTCAATACGCAGCAACAAGATGGCcgtctgaaaaacagaaaaaccagaTCTGTCAGGACGGATCTGGACCGATCAGGACCAATCCGGACCAGGATTATGTCCCACCTCCACAGCAGTCTTGTAGGTCTGAGCTTTAACGGCTAGCGGCTCCCAGATGCCCAGAGACGTCATGTCCGACAGACAACCGGTTTCTCCGTCCACACCCCAACACACACTGTTGTCTTGAGTGTGTTTGGcctggagacaaagacagagtaagacggagacagacaaacagagaaagagagagagagagagagagagagacttaaATCAAGTTTAACAGACAAAGTTTTATTGAAACTCTCACGCGATGAATAAATCTTTACCCTGAGTGATGTCAGCACTCGGATTGTGGAGGCTCCACAGTTCTGGATTAGAGTACGTGGGATGACCTCCAGAGCCTGGGCTACAGCACGGTAGGGCCACTGTTCGATACCTGTCAGGGCGCGGGAGCGTTCTGTCAAACGCTTTGACACCGCCATCTCCACAGCACCACCACCCGGCAACAGGAAGGGGTCCAGCAGAACATTACGACACACTTGCATAGCGTCTTGCAGGTTCCTCTCCACCTCCTAAGGATGAAAGACAGGGTCAGACCAGGGTCTGGACCCCTAGGACacctctgattaaaaaaagtgaCGGCAGCTCACAGCGAGGATCTCCTTGCTGGCCCCCCTCAGCAGAATGGTGCAGGCCTTTGGGTCTTTACACTCAGTAACAAAGGTGAAATACTCATCACCGATCTTCTTCACCTCAAACAGCCCCGCCCCTGTACCAACGTCTTCCTCCCGTAGCTCATCGGTCCGACTGACAATACGAGCTCCGCATGccctggggggagggggaggtgtCACTATCTGGAACAGCTCAACAGGACCAATTGGTCCTCAGGATAACACCATTTTCTGACTGGGGTTACCTGGCGATGCGGTTGTTGTCGGTCTTCCGGACGCGCCGGATGGCAGTGATGTTGGCCTTCATCAGGAAGTGCTGAGCCAGATCTGGACACAAAATTAGAGTCACTTCAATGAATACACACCTGATTAGACCATGTAGTTACACGGACCAGGTGTGGAGTACCTGAGATGCCTTTCTCAGTGAAGACCAGATCTGGTTTGAGGcggatgatgtcatcacagatCTGCTGGATGTATTCCTCCTCCATCTGAAGGATCCGGGCAAAGTCCTCCTCCTTACTGATCTCTATGTCAGTCTGAGGGTGAGAAGCACAGTGAGGTCATGGGTTCAGGGTTCAGGGTTTAGGAGTCAAGCCTGACTCACCTGGCTCTCCCCCTTCTTGTACTCCAGGGAACAATCCAGCAGGACGATGCGAGGGTCCCGGATCAGGCGCCTCATCCTGGGGTGGGTCACGTCCTTGTTGACCATGACTCCCCTCAGAACGCACGAGTCCTCAATAATGCCACCAGGAACCTGGACCATGGGGACAGGATAGAGACTGAGCTGGTTGTGGATGGACCTGGACAAGAATCTGTGGACGTGGTCCTGGGTCCTACCTTCTCAACCTTCGCGTACTTCTTGATGTCGATCTCCTTGCGACCGTTGTCATCCAACTCCACGGTGCGGACAGCGTCTAGGGCGATGCTGCAGGCCAGCTCTGACCAGCGGCTCAGGGCCTTGGTGTTAATGGCTGAGTGGACAATCTTCAGCATCATTGAGCGGTCTGAAGTGTCCACAGGGGTGCTGGGGATTAGGAGTCAGGTAGTCAGTCAGGTAACAGGGTCTGAGCCAGCTGATTCTCCTGAGGGGAGGGCTGTTCTGAGGTGTACTCACCTGATCTCCTTCAGGGTGTCCAGCACGTCCTCCAGGGCTTGTCTGTATGCCCCGATGATGATAGTCGGATGCATCTGCTGCTCCAGGAACTGCTCCGCTACAGACAGCATCTCCCCAGCTGAATGGGCCCAGATCAAACAGAGACCAGGATCAAGATGAGCTTTCtctcagcaacaacaaaagaaaatttaacCCCTTCAGAGCCACATTCagtcttttctgtttctccattCTCAAAAAAGTCTCCTTATTCAGAATCAGTTGATTCTCTCAGTGTGTCAATGAAGACTGTTGTCTTTAAATAAGAGaacagctcagaaaacaagaataactaaaaacacactttgtttatgtatttatctgGGGCAGTTGGGTCCAGACCAAAGACTCAGTCCTCACCCAGTATGATGACAGACGTGGTTCCATCTCCCACCTCCTCATCCTGGGTACGGCTGATCTCAATCATTGACTTGGCTGCAGGATGCTGTACCTGGATCTGTTACGATGTAAATACACTTCATGTCAGAAGTACTCCTGTAAACCAtcagacaacagagagaacAACGTTCTCACCTCTCTGAGAATTGCGTTCCCATCATTGGTCATCACGATGCCCCCTGTGGGGTCAAGTAACATCTACAGAGgggcagagagaaacagagagcaaaACCTGGTGTTAATCCTTGTCATCAGATAAACATGTCTTCCTCAACTCTGTGTCTGGGCTGTGATTGGCCACGGACATCTCACCTTCATCATAGCCCTCGGGCCGAGACAAGTCCGGATCACATCAGCTATGGTCTGAAACCCAAAAGGACCGGGTCAGTacaaaacacatacagacattcAGAGACCCTCAGACATGTCTTGTGGACCGGTCAGACCCGGAGATCAGGTTTAGACGCTGGTACCTTGGCTGCATTGATGTTCCCAGTCTGGACTTTACGTCCAGATTCTCTCTTCACGTTCTGGTCTACAAAGAGACAGGAAGTTAATGTTAGGATGTAATCCTTTTCTATTGAAAGGATAATTGACAATTGAGCTGTCTTAACAGACAGCTCAGACCATGTTATATAACTGATAGATTCATGATGGATTGATAGGTTACTGATATAATTCTCGATCTGTTCTGAACAGATACAGGAAGTGATCTGTGCTACCAGAGATACCAGATCAGACAGATCATCGTCTGGCAGTGAGGATGAGGATGCTCTggagaaaagatgaagaaatgagTGACAGCTGCTCTGACTTCCGCTCAACGAAACACACAACCATCAAACCAGATCGAGGATTTTAGATTCAGGTCTGCAGACGGCCACATCTGGGGGTTTAGATGGATCCGGATCGAAGAGGGTGTGGCTGTTTCACAAACATTCCGTATGTAACACACTAACACCGTTAGACGATAGCGGCTGCTAAGATAACACCCCGACAAAGCTTTCAACAAGCCCCGTGGGGTTAACCCGACAGACAGACTGTGAAACCGGCTAACTGCTAACCGGCTAACTGTGCGTTCTGCTGAGTAACGGAACACGgttgttagcttagcttagctaaATAACAATTAGCTCTGAGTTATCGATGCTAACAGTTAGCTTGGTTGGCGGAGCGGAGGAAGCACGTGCAGAGCCGGGCCGTTGCGGCGGTGACCAGCGGCAGGTCGGAGCCGGAGCTGGGCCTGAACCGCCTCCGTGTCCCGGTAAAAGACTCACCGGTCCGCAGACTTAGACCTAGAACACTTACTGAGAACTAAGACCTGCTGTCCGATCATCTTGTCCGGAGCTCCGCTGCTGTCGCCGAGAAGCTTCTGGCAGGCACGAGGAGAGGGAGGGGCCAAGCCACTGGGCGGAAAAAGCAGCACACACGGACCAATCACGTTGAATCACTGTGACTGACACGTGTTTCCACCAATAGTGTCAATGAGCTGAAGCGTTGAGGCGGGCCGTCGGAGACAAAGCACCAGACTACGTTCAGACTTCTGAGCAGTGATGGCAAACTCGATTCTTATTACTGAATTCAGTGTGAATGAGTCACTCACCAGAGTGAGCCGAGTTTTTGAGTCACCGAGTCAGTTACCCAGTAGCTGCCGTGATTCAGCTCGTAAGGAGGGAAGTACGTTCATCTTTATGGCTCGAGTGTATCGCGAGCTGCAGCCATCTGTGGCTGAGCCGGAGGGAGAAGTGACGAACGACTGCCTGTTCTGACTGGAGCTTGGTGGAAGTCAGCTTCGTTCACAGCTCATAGCAGGGAAGGAAATAGTGACGGGGAGTTCAGTTAAAAAACATGAGCTGTTGCTTTCGCCACAATTACAATGATTAGCTTGGTATGTTTCTACAAGTGTTGTTGGAATATTCTATATATTATTTAGAATATAATAATAAGGGACTGGTCCCTGCCAGAGGCCATGGATTTAGGACAGACCGTGAAATCGGCTACAACCCCCTCTCCGACCAGGTTATGTTCGCAGCATCAGTTGCCCCGGTGATATAGCCAGTTTAAAAGAGACCCACCTTCGTGACACAGAAAAGTCTGGCTTTAGGTTCAACATAGCACGCTAATGCACTGCTCTCGTTTCGTAGTATACCCCTCTGAATATATCTTTGATATGTTTTGATAATATAAACACAGCAGGCCTCTCAGATCCATGGACTCATGTCAGCTGGTCCACAccagagtccagactgaacATGGAGAGCAGCATTTATCTTTTATGCTGCAAACAAGTGGAACAAAAAGCCAGTGGAGATTGAGTCAAATCCAGGTTAAAGTATTCATTTTCTCGTGTTCTTATTAATGAAACCTGCACTGTACTCAACTTAACCAAACTACTGCTcattcttttaatcatttttatgattttatgaatTTCATGATTTAATAATTGTAAGCATGTCACTGCTCTTACctttctctgtatgtatgtaaagtaTGCTGAAATgcgctctataaataaactggCCTTGCCTTtcctaaataaataagtcatcaGTAAGTTAAGTTTTTGtcagtaaccccccccccaaaaaaaaaaacaaaaaaaaaaacatctttcatcCTTGAGGTAATGACCTGATTTTTACgatcttgtgtttttctcatcatcatcatgtccgACTGATTTGACACAGACAAAGAACAGACTTTGAATCAGTCCAAATCTTTATTAAATATTCTCTCCCCACTTTGGCCTGAACAGGAAATCAATTCACATAAGTAAACACACGCCCACatccaaataaatatataataaataattataaaaccaaacaaaaaatttcaggttttgcatataaaataaacatgtgCTCTGTTGCGCAGACGTGCAGGTGGCAGAAAACCATCAGTTAAGTATattttgaaaagacattttacagTAAGACTCAGCAGGTCATGAATTTgtgaccaatcagagagcagctttCATGACAGCCACCTCCTCTGTCTGAGTCTGAAGATCAAACAACTGGATCGATGTGAGGACAAGTTACTGGCATGGTGGccctgttttattgtgaaaagaCCCTTTTTGGTACGTACTTCCAAAAACGTACTTcgttttttggtttatttctgctgtgatgtcaatAGGAGTCATTTGTTTAGTCTcatggttttagttttttccccccacacagTCATTAAGTCAGATCTGATCATTTTTTGTTGAGGTCCGGGTCTGTCCTGCCTCATCCTCAGCCTAACAGTTGGTCATTGTGGAAACCAGATTGGTGGGTGATGGATGTGTTAGAGTTCATCCTTTGACCTGCTGATGATGAAATTGTGGCTTGCCTCACGCTTCAGGAACTTCACGAAATCCTTGAGCTCTCGACTTCCCTGTAGACACAAAAGGGACATCACCTGATTAGCTGACTACTGACTTTTAccaaagaggtcagaggtcaaagtttGTTACCTGGTATCGAATGGGCTCATTCTTCCTACCCACTGGAGCAAAGTAGATGGTTGGAAACCTGAGGACAGCAAACATGGACATCAACAAACCGGGCCTGACATCAACCAATGTCGGTGTCCAGCCTCTGTTCTGCTTCTGTTGAAGTCAGCATGCTAAACAGCTCTATCCTTGACACTCAGTCACAGTGTTTGGTACTAGAGGCTCAGTCCACTCACCCTTGGACATCGTAGCCCAGCGGGACATCGTTGTCAACAGCGTTCATCTTGGCAATAGTGATGCCAGGATCAGGAAAAAgctgatggagggagggggagggagggttagcgagaggaagagaggaaggttAGCCTGATGTTAACAGTGCAAGCACAAGCTGATTTATAATTCAATCCATCCAATAAAAGGAACAAGACAACAATATTAGAAGACACAAACGTAAAAATAGGGgaaaaataatagcaataaaaTAGTAAATAGGGGAAGGGAGGTTATTTACATTTGGGCGTATGTATGTGTATCTGTGCTGGTTGGACTAGTAGAGTGAGTCCTGCATGAGGTGGGAGTCAACCTTCATCTGACATCCCAGAAGCTGGCTCTACTGACCAGTTAgttctgtctcttcctgtcagctgctGAGATGCTCCTCCCCAGCAGACCACgccacacacaccaccacaagTCAAAGAAGGTCTTCAGTAGAGTGAGTCCAACATACCTGAGTCTCTGCAGCACATACAGCTGATCTGACCTTTCATGCGTTACTGCGACAACAGCCAAGAGCAGCAGATGacagtgataatgatgatgatgatggtgaagacaTACCATGTCAGCCAGCTCCCTGTAGACAGGCTCCAGTTTCTTGCAATGAGGACAGGACGGAGAAAAGAATTGGATCAGGACGTCTTTATCTGGATCATTGACGATGTCATCAAAAGTCTCGGCAACAACCAGCTGTACACAaccaggggtcagaggtcacagtttGGTCAGAGTTCATACAGAACAGTTTCTTGCTCCTGACTCACCTTCACGGAGCCATGGTTCCTCTCAGGTGCAGGCTCAGACTTAACATAGCGTTTGAGTCGATCTGAGAAGAAGTTTTCTAGGAACCTCTGCAGGGATTGGCCGTCcctcctgaaacacacacatcacttcacTCATCTGATTGGTCAGCCTGTATGAGGTCACAGGTGAGACCCAATTACTTACGTGAACTCCTCCCTCATGGCGTACTTG from the Echeneis naucrates chromosome 11, fEcheNa1.1, whole genome shotgun sequence genome contains:
- the jtb gene encoding protein JTB, which codes for MESDCRIPVACCRPRVLVFQALFWGLVSLRVFGAALLSEEKATAMKPVTTPCWLVEDFVVTTVCSQCNAFQTKSWLACGLTGYVERVNCTRTNKDEYKSCRSVVMEEHLFWKFEAVMLALTVVFAILVVVRQRWLDRLASEKVRRQIESI
- the cct3 gene encoding T-complex protein 1 subunit gamma isoform X1, yielding MIGQQVLVLNQNVKRESGRKVQTGNINAAKTIADVIRTCLGPRAMMKMLLDPTGGIVMTNDGNAILREIQVQHPAAKSMIEISRTQDEEVGDGTTSVIILAGEMLSVAEQFLEQQMHPTIIIGAYRQALEDVLDTLKEISTPVDTSDRSMMLKIVHSAINTKALSRWSELACSIALDAVRTVELDDNGRKEIDIKKYAKVEKVPGGIIEDSCVLRGVMVNKDVTHPRMRRLIRDPRIVLLDCSLEYKKGESQTDIEISKEEDFARILQMEEEYIQQICDDIIRLKPDLVFTEKGISDLAQHFLMKANITAIRRVRKTDNNRIARACGARIVSRTDELREEDVGTGAGLFEVKKIGDEYFTFVTECKDPKACTILLRGASKEILAEVERNLQDAMQVCRNVLLDPFLLPGGGAVEMAVSKRLTERSRALTGIEQWPYRAVAQALEVIPRTLIQNCGASTIRVLTSLRAKHTQDNSVCWGVDGETGCLSDMTSLGIWEPLAVKAQTYKTAVETAILLLRIDDIVSGHKKKDKDEAMGGQGAE
- the cct3 gene encoding T-complex protein 1 subunit gamma isoform X2, which codes for MIGQQVLVLNQNVKRESGRKVQTGNINAAKIQVQHPAAKSMIEISRTQDEEVGDGTTSVIILAGEMLSVAEQFLEQQMHPTIIIGAYRQALEDVLDTLKEISTPVDTSDRSMMLKIVHSAINTKALSRWSELACSIALDAVRTVELDDNGRKEIDIKKYAKVEKVPGGIIEDSCVLRGVMVNKDVTHPRMRRLIRDPRIVLLDCSLEYKKGESQTDIEISKEEDFARILQMEEEYIQQICDDIIRLKPDLVFTEKGISDLAQHFLMKANITAIRRVRKTDNNRIARACGARIVSRTDELREEDVGTGAGLFEVKKIGDEYFTFVTECKDPKACTILLRGASKEILAEVERNLQDAMQVCRNVLLDPFLLPGGGAVEMAVSKRLTERSRALTGIEQWPYRAVAQALEVIPRTLIQNCGASTIRVLTSLRAKHTQDNSVCWGVDGETGCLSDMTSLGIWEPLAVKAQTYKTAVETAILLLRIDDIVSGHKKKDKDEAMGGQGAE
- the glmp gene encoding glycosylated lysosomal membrane protein: MAAVLVGRPVVFLLALLRSCSGSFAAEMSKRQLTVQLNPGSTAPPPDGDLLHVRAVGDNDTLHYLFCSQGAPTLLLVHTNSASSTVKVDWPLFLARNTSGSLRVEPESSILYSTAVVFSRLLEYDDVNDTANPSDFFPPYELQSFTWSHLNLSGPVAVLCGSNNSTGSLCLQLSVFDSEGRGQAWPRLKHTVDSSQMLVWLDGLLPRANRSRFLLELQAVGGANPLSRVEVHQSIDDEFTPSIFKVSQWVSSVNDSSGILGFVQWKPVAYRQPNPSLENATPCRHSDPRPQSGQMIAAASGLIQAFYLGPEAFGLNVSFGIATEPFYSATRFLSWTAVVGVGSPPVDSFSPLVVAIMAVGLGTPVALLLLGGVWVCVRKKATDSPAYEPIN